The DNA sequence ataaccCTTGTTGGATTATTAGATTATCAATAAGTTTCATCAAGAAATCACTCTTTGATGGAAACATGATAAGAGGCCCCAACTAGACACTGCTTTTTAATAAGGTataataaaatctaaaaaaaaaaaaaaaaaaaaaagttgggtaCCACAGGTTtaatcttaatctgaaaagtaaccaGCAACTACAGTAAATTTGTCAGATGAATATAgtgaaataaaaagtacatttccctctgaaatgtaatgaagAAAGTATTCGAAAAAGGAAATACTCAAGCCAAGTAGGCCACTTCAAAATTGCACTTAAGTACAATACATGAGTAAATGTGGCCTACCTGTATATGCACCAAATTCTGTGACATGATTTTGAATTTCAGCTATATTCCCACTGAACATTTTATCATACTTTATCACATATGGCTACTCTATTCTGATTTCAATATACCAAAATCTCTGGTATACATTGCTAAAGGATTTATGTTTGATAACAGCATTTGCAGTGGCAACACACCTTCAATTTGTAATTGGATGTCATAATCTGGTGCAACACTTGGGAACCCTGAAATTAATGCTAAGATAAAATGGATTCAGTAAAATGGATAAAAAAGAAGTTTGAGCAAGATCATAACGCTAACTTGTGGAAGCCAACACTAACACAATATTTGGTTTCATATTCGTCTGTTATATCAGTATGAAAAGAACCACCATGCaaaacaaatttacaaacatGTTTAATGGGGAAAAATGGCTCCAAAGGCACCATGCGTCTTTTATTGTTAGATACATTTGTTTGATTACATAGTCCAACCTCTACTTTGAAGTATAAAATTGCAATGCACAATGGTAACAAAGACAACAGTAAACCACcttaaaccaaaaacaaaacaaaatctgcCCACACCATTCAGAATATGATACATAACATTAGATATCTCATTATTAATTATCAATATCAGCACAATCACACATTATTTTCAGTGAAGCATATGGCAAACACTGAAAGTCAAAAGacaacagaataaaaaaaaaaaaaaaacatgaatcttGATGAAGGCGAAAACATGTCTGTATAAAAGATAAATTGAGAAACCTGCTAGAGGAGGAGTGTTATTGTATCTAGCTTGTGAAATATGACATTCAAAGCCAGgtgcaattattattttaaatttgaacTTTTATATCACAATTGTCCAGTGAACCACACAGAGTAGACACTTGTCTAGCAGGATCCATGGGATGACAGTCTCAAATATGTGTCCTGCAATACTTTTAACATCTCCATCACAGTGGAAAATGATCAATACATCTCCAGTACCCCACCCTGCCCTCCCGCTATTTCTTTTCCAACCCTATAAATAACAATCAATGGTCATACTCTACAGCACAGAGACAATAGCTCTCATTCAAGACAATTATTTcatttgattttcaaaataatttcATGTTTAatgtcagtaaaaaaaaaaatttgtcttAAATATCAAAACTGAACTTTTATCAACGGATGCAGCTTCTCCACACATTACAGCGGAGAAGGGTGAAGCAAATGAACCGGCTTCACAGCATACAAtctcttttttaaacaaaagaaacagtGATCAACTTCTCTCCACTCAAACCATGGTCTCTGTGCTGAGTTACTTGATCACAAATATGAACAGAAagtcccccaaaaaaaaaaaaaagaaatactccTATGTAACACATATTCCTTTAGCATCCACTGACTCACAGTACAGAAAcagttcatttttttaataaggCTACATAACAAACTCAAGGCAGAAAATAAGCACTGCTGTTGCTTCACCTCCCCTTCTTGATCTTTTAAGTGCAACCAAGCACACGTCTTCAAACAGAAAGAATTAACAGGGGAAGGGTGGCAAAGCCCTGGCTTTATGTCAGGCTAGCAATGGTACAAGGCATCTTTAGTGTCAAAAGTCAGTTATAGATAGATGCTTGTAAGACCTGATTTTTAAATTgtgtaataaaacataaaaaagcagAACCTAAATAGTACGGTAACACAATAAACCTTCTCCCTATACACGTGGACTGTAAAACTTGGGACGATCTTTTTGTAAAAACAACAGGCTACATGAAAATTAGTTATCCCATCCCATTCCTCTGTGTGcccaaatacaaaaaaaacatctcaaaaGATGTCAATCTGAGAGGtttctttccaaaaaaaaaatttcagacAAAATACACCAGTctgactgtttactgtttgtttaaaaacaaGAGGTAGTAAAAAAAGGCAATCAAAAGTGGCAGGCAATGATATAATCTTTGGAGAAAAGGCACTTGCTTTCCTAACCAACCTACTGCAACAACACCACTTGGCTCTGGTTTTCCCCTTCCGTGGTCCTGTTCTCTCTCTACTTCTTCAATCTTATATACACTTCTCTTATTGCTCCGAGTGTGATCACCTTGAATACTATAGAGTCTTTCCAACCCTAAGCACATTCTCGTTCcctcaataaaaacatttcaagcTCCATCAATGACCTCGGCAAAAGTGACCCACTTCATCTAAAGCATGTTTAAACACATGGAAAATAGCTGGTTGTTCGAAAAATCCGTAATTCTTCAAAATTTCTTTGCGCGTTGGCACGTTGAgattcactcttttttttccttgtgaACAAGACAACTTCTTTTAAAGCATATTGTGTCCATGTTAGTTCGGTGTAGcatttcttttatgtttttttgttgttgtagtttttcctgGATGGTTGACGGTCGAAGAGAGATTGTGTCACGCTTTTGTCTGGCTTTTCCAAAACCTCCCTGAGGAGCTGTTAGTCTTTAACAAGTCTGTAGACATGATACTGAGCTCCATGTTCACTTGTAGAAACCTCAAAAACAAACGCTATACAGAGCAAGGTCTCCTGGGTGTCGCGGTTCGTCACCACCTGAGGGGCAGAGGGAAAATGTCAAGTGAGAAACAGTTTGTCTAGAAATGCTACAGTGACAAACATAAATTCATGATTTTAATAGTTTGACTTTTTGGGAAATACTCTTATTGTCTTTCTTGCAGAAAGTTAGATGATACAATTGATACCACTCACGTCTGTACCCTAAATGTAAAGCTACAACCagcagcctgttagcttagcataaagactgaaaacggggaaacagctagcctggctctgtttgAAGGTAACACAATCCTCCTACCCAGCACATATAGAGCTccctaattaacacattatatcttgTTTTTCGTAATCTGTCCAAAAAccagtgtaaaaacaacacattgtgGCCGGGCTAGCTATTCCAGTGTTTGTGCTAAACTACGCTAAGCTATGCAGCTAGCTTCACATTtaccgtacagacatgagagtggtatcgatcaactcatctaactctctgcaaaaaagcaaatattaCATGTATTTCCCAAAACATTAAACTATTCCTTCAACAATCCAATATTATTGAGTGTATATTACCTGTAGAATAGTGAAGTTTTCAAGAACACTGTTCATCATGTATTTTTCAGgcaaatgtttgagtttgtggATAAAGTTGATCATGTACTCGCACATAGGAGAGCGGTGGATCCTGTAAACACACCTTCCTCCCTCCAGGCGGGCATATTCtgtctgcaacacacacacacacacacacacacacacacacacacacacacacacacacacacacacacacacacacacacacacacacacacacacacacacacacacacacagtcaaaaacATAAAGTAATAAGGTTAAAATGAGAAGCTGCAGTTGTTTGAGAGAAGAACACAGAATCAAATGAACACTCTTACCTCTACTTTCTCCACAACCTGCTTGCCAAACGAGCAGACTTTGGTTGAAACCGTGATGGTCATGTTCTCGAGGCTGCTGTACTGGCTGCTGACACCGTAGAAAGAGCCAGGGCCGTCCTGCATGCCGCTACTGTTCAGGTCCGCCTGTAGAGGGCAAACATTTCATCAGATTGGTGATGATCATCACATAACTTCGATGTAACTTAAATGTCCTCATAGTACATTAATTGTGAGGTTGAAAGTAGgtctgcacaatatattgttttttatcgTTACagcgatatcaactggcgcaataaacacatcgcaaaaggctgcgacatatggCGAAAGACAGTCAGAGatttttttgttagttgaaagaaaatgttaGTAGAAAAGTGCCCTTAAAAATGTTACTATCATTCTTTTTTAGAGGTGCCTTGTATATTCAATAGCAATAGCAGAATATTGAAAGCAGtaaaatgcagaactgagtacacttacacaataaacaatatctgtttatttattgcaagtaatatcATTATCGCGATACTGAACAACGTTCtcgcatatcgcatattttcctcatatcgtgcagccctagttgaaAGAACATTTTAGTGTGTTTTTGACAAACGTCTTGAGACTAGATGTTTTGGGACAACATAATGTGTGCAGATACAGTTGCCTTCTATATAATCTTTTATTAAAATTTGCCAAGTCCACCACTGCGACATAAAAAAGCAAGTGGTTTGCATACTTTGCTACCACTTGTGTCACTCTAAAAGTGAGAAGTTGTAAGTTAAAAAATTCCTGCAATGGTCTCAATATAGGATACAAATATTGATGTATGCCCGCCAGTACACAATGAAGTAACTATTAGAAAAAGCATTACCAATGTAATGGGATTCTGTCAGTAAAATACAATTGAAATACAATTTTATAAGACTTCTTGCATATGTTTTATGTACACTACACACAGAAGACagatacattttctgttgttgttattgCTTCCCGTTAAGCTAAAACCTTCTGCTTCACACTTTTCCGTATTGGGGTAATGTGGCATCAACCAGACAAAGTGAAATACAAATGCATAATAACAACTTATAACTGGTAGATGACAGATATAACAATAACATCCTACCCAGAATTTAACTAGGAAGAAAGCATTCTGAGGGCCTTTCTCATAAAGCTCTTTGAGGCCGCCCTTCTTCTCAGGGAACTTGTCGTAGATCTGCCGGATGTCCACGGCCTCGAGGAGCGGGTCGCTGTAGGAGGGGTTAGTCTGTCCAATGTGGACAAACAGGTGTTTGCTGTACTGCAGTGGACAGAGACCGAAGAGACAAGAGAGGATGTGATTAACCTCAGGAACATCAGCTGCAGATCTTAATATGACA is a window from the Perca flavescens isolate YP-PL-M2 chromosome 4, PFLA_1.0, whole genome shotgun sequence genome containing:
- the tead3b gene encoding TEA domain family member 3 b encodes the protein MYGRNELIARYIKLRTGKTRTRKQVSSHIQVLARKKVREYQAGIKAMNLDQASKDKALQNMAALSSAQIVSPSMIKNHLPTMPPASYQPPRFWPAIPGQPGPSQELILDLNQGRTPGLGRTSHAIKPFAQPPYPSLSGPVQQSIPSYEPLAPPPPPSATAVPVWQDRTIASSKLRMLEYSAFMEVQRDPDNYSKHLFVHIGQTNPSYSDPLLEAVDIRQIYDKFPEKKGGLKELYEKGPQNAFFLVKFWADLNSSGMQDGPGSFYGVSSQYSSLENMTITVSTKVCSFGKQVVEKVETEYARLEGGRCVYRIHRSPMCEYMINFIHKLKHLPEKYMMNSVLENFTILQVVTNRDTQETLLCIAFVFEVSTSEHGAQYHVYRLVKD